A window of the Megalopta genalis isolate 19385.01 chromosome 2, iyMegGena1_principal, whole genome shotgun sequence genome harbors these coding sequences:
- the LOC117229827 gene encoding carbohydrate sulfotransferase 11, whose product MPTAKVTELESQTNIRPCFLKVKCLHVFSNMFLGLHRQLTLVKLITIVAIIFVSLIFLLNLLHNSCLQTSKHLKFVNYIDSKYYKHYDPVRNKTSLTTLTTKEMENIRLQLSNRKNELEKYCKSIVRPVSNIDNVLSNMIIDTVHAISWCPIYKAASSTWMKHFATLGGVLTETAMELIRRDILQINTIVRKAFPRDRDMKKAYQKLNKTMKFLIVRHPFERLVSAYRDKLEHIQGRDYYYKRFGRHIAHRYHKYRQPNETKLEPTFTEFLHFIAEEKYFDEHWAPFIDTCEPCLIQYNYILKFDTFDRDQQFLIQELGLGNYLYEKSDLKNINPRGVTTTALVKEYMQNVPRSLLDEINKVYENDFKLFSYLPL is encoded by the exons ATGCCAACGGCAAAAGTGACGGAACTCGAGAGCCAAACGAACATACGTCCATGTTTTTTAAAAGTGAagtgtttacatgtatttagTAACATGTTCTTAGGACTACAT AGGCAGCTTACACTAGTGAAACTGATTACAATAGTAGCTATAATATTCGTGTCGTTGATATTCTTACTGAACTTGTTGCACAATTCGTGTTTACAAACGAGTAAACATTTGAAGTTTGTGAATTACATCGACAGTAAATATTATAAACATTACGATCCGGTCAGAAATAAAACGTCTTTAACTACATTGACGACGAAAGAAATGGAGAACATAAGATTGCAATTGAGCAATAGAAAAAATGAATTGGAAAAGTATTGCAAAAGTATTGTAAGACCAGTGTCGAACATAGACAATGTATTGTCCAACATGATCATCGATAC AGTGCACGCGATATCATGGTGCCCCATATATAAAGCTGCAAGTTCTACGTGGATGAAGCATTTTGCTACACTCGGTGGTGTGCTAACGGAAACAGCTATGGAATTGATCCGCCGAGATATTTTGCAAATTAATACTATCGTCAGAAAGGCATTCCCACGTGACAGAGACATGAAAAAAGCATATCAA AAGCtgaataaaacaatgaaatttcttATCGTTCGACATCCATTTGAACGTCTTGTGTCCGCATACAGAGATAAATTAGAACATATACAGGGAAGAGATTACTACTACAAAAGATTTGGGCGTCATATCGCGCACAGGTATCACAAATATAGACAACCGAACGAAACGAAGTTAGAACCCACATTCACAGAATTTCTGCATTTCATTGCGGAAGAAAAATATTTTGACGAACATTGGGCGCCGTTCATCGATACGTGCGAACCATGtttaattcaatataattacaTCTTGAAATTCGATACTTTCGACAGAGATCAACAGTTTTTGATACAAGAACTAGGTTTAGGCAATTATTTATACGAAAAGAGCGATTTGAAAAACATAAATCCGCGAGGAGTTACAACCACTGCTCTAGTTAAAGAATACATGCAGAATGTTCCTCGATCGTTACTCGACGAAATTAATAAGGTTTACGAAAACGACTTTAAATTGTTTTCTTATTTACCTCTGTGA
- the ImpE1 gene encoding ecdysone-inducible gene E1 isoform X1, with product MSKHAWIKLDPGSVLFARVTAGKPSGSITRGNDTIGGSIGRSCCTADKPDTMRRNRGTIFFPWIAIYCLGVLAVSSTATGSGNLGDRCTADEDCTAGSHCRRGSCRCTPYFARYNETLCLEATLLGEECFVDEQCSLKVANSGCVDGFCGCKQGFLQFRRHTCLEPAKLGEVCYNHGHCRLWQENSHCDFVIPDLFGRCRCTAPMRRENDVCRPDNLIRPPLQRGQSSSTETASVDEDRISGSEDHRRDEPGAAIPWPNSLDDSQENSTMVADNEDDDTIVVDAVEDAESSTTLRSIDEWPLDLDKAGEKSDRHEPNAATPVSLGLDCVSNLECRLADPNSRCIDGICDCGFQGNSTCTARKRGCAPGTFQCRSTGACISWFFVCDGRSDCPDGSDERCSDPETECSSVAFRCRRSGTCVSRATVCNGVRDCPRGEDEIGCNDRRKCPEGAFRCNNGQCLPAYEFCNAVVSCRDGSDEPRGACRTRNRGRVSVRYCPFACDNGRCRSDAIVCSGRDGCGDGSDEKRCSVCECPRFP from the exons ATGTCGAAGCACGCGTGGATAAAGCTTGATCCAGGATCGGTCTTGTTCGCGCGAGTCACCGCGGGCAAGCCGAGCGGATCCATTACCCGTGGGAACGACACGATCGGTGGATCTATCGGGAGATCGTGTTGCACGGCCGACAAACCGGACACGATGCGCCGAAATCGTGGCACGATTTTCTTCCCGTGGATCGCGATCTACTGTTTG GGCGTCCTCGCGGTGTCCTCCACGGCGACCGGAAGCGGCAACCTCGGCGACCGATGCACCGCGGACGAGGACTGCACCGCCGGCAGCCACTGTCGCCGCGGTTCCTGTCGTTGCACGCCGTACTTCGCCCGGTACAACGAGACGCTGTGCCTCGAGG CGACGCTGCTGGGCGAGGAATGCTTCGTGGACGAGCAGTGCTCGCTGAAGGTGGCGAACAGCGGCTGCGTCGACGGATTCTGCGGCTGCAAGCAAGGTTTCCTGCAGTTCCGTCGTCACACCTGTCTCGAAC CGGCGAAGCTCGGCGAGGTCTGCTACAACCACGGCCACTGCAGACTATGGCAGGAGAACTCCCACTGCGACTTCGTGATCCCGGATTTATTCGGCCGGTGCCGGTGCACCGCGCCGATGCGGCGCGAGAACGACGTTTGCAGACCAGACAACTTGATCAGGCCGCCCCTGCAGCGCGGCCAATCGAGCTCGACGGAAACGGCCTCGGTCGACGAGGACCGCATCTCCGGGTCCGAGGACCACCGACGCGACGAACCAG GCGCCGCGATTCCTTGGCCGAACTCGTTGGACGATTCGCAGGAGAATTCGACGATGGTGGCGGACAATGAGGACGACGACACCATCGTTGTGGACGCGGTCGAAGATGCGGAATCGTCGACGACGCTCAGGTCGATCGACGAGTGGCCTTtgg ATCTGGACAAAGCAGGCGAAAAGTCGGACCGCCACGAGCCAAACGCCGCGACACCCGTCAGCCTGGGTCTCGATTGCGTCTCGAACCTCGAGTGTCGGCTCGCGGATCCTAACTCCAG ATGCATCGATGGCATCTGCGACTGCGGGTTCCAAGGGAACTCGACCTGCACCGCGAGAAAGAGGGGCTGCGCGCCGGGCACCTTTCAGTGCAGAAGTACCGGAGCCTGCATCAGCTGGTTTTTCGTCTGCGACGGCCGATCGGACTGCCCTGACGGATCCGACGAGCGATGTTCCGACCCGGAAACCGAGTGTTCGTCCGTAGCCTTTCGCTGCCGGAGAAGCGGCACTTGCGTGTCGAGGGCGACCGTCTGCAACGGCGTCCGAGATTGTCCCCGCGGCGAGGACGAGATCGGCTGCAACGATCGTCGAA AGTGTCCGGAGGGAGCGTTCAGGTGCAACAACGGCCAGTGCCTGCCGGCCTACGAATTCTGCAACGCTGTGGTGTCCTGCCGGGACGGCAGCGACGAGCCAAGAGGAGCCTGCCGGACACGGAATCGTGGAAGAGTCTCCGTAAGATATTGCCCGTTCGCTTGCGACAACGGCAGATGCAGATCGGATGCAATCGTGTGCAGCGGCCGCGACGGTTGCGGGGACGGTTCCGACGAGAAACGTTGTTCCGTCTGCG AATGCCCCCGATTCCCGTAG
- the LOC117229910 gene encoding solute carrier family 2, facilitated glucose transporter member 10, translated as MSDEEDTAILLNNSNKTTETCITKAPNEEYQCLPPKNLRKPIPKQTDNLTPLTSGNQNVFVSMVAVLAGIAFGCDMGVPKPIAPMIKHEFNLNCFEKDFVISIWFIGALLGGLTGGFLIDSFGRRWTMILTLVFLTFGATLSALANHYILLLVARIICGYSGSVSTVAHCIYMAEVSDSNKRGYNVMLYQLGTATGFLFSVIAAAVKNIDYQWRFSIGITAVPSLAACIITIIFLQRSPPFLLYKRMTNVSKTPSKNAWHTILETFTIMVFLLILHQGTGKRQVLYYAPRLFALLGICSNVAEITALISLGVVKVFSTVLSLIIVERCGRRTALITSATICMTTISLLSLLATIDRSDENLDIVTPYCKNYRNEEIKVQNAMPAGSPPPFPLLPTPLAMVAPSPETWTQVKSSCETQNIIVSEGLTGGLRILAVITLLVYEAAYALGLGPVPLLNITEVFPAAIRGKCISLLTIIIWVTHIIATESVIALIESLTLAGSYLFYSFMCLITIFYVFLFIPETKGKSLHQVAQELRKISLGTRICNNLRSLPLICHIKWIKKYDKNAGAGQSTLI; from the exons CGAAGAGGATACGGCGATACTATTAAACAACTCGAACAAAACCACAGAAACATGTATAACGAAGGCTCCAAACGAGGAATACCAATGCTTACCACCAAAGAATTTGAGGAAACCGATTCCAAAGCAAACAGATAACTTAACGCCATTGACATCGGGAAATCAGAATGTGTTTGTCTCCATGGTGGCTGTTTTGGCAGGTATTGCCTTTGGCTGCGACATGGGGGTGCCAAAACCTATAGCTCCTATGATCAAACACGAATTCAATTTGAATTGCTTCGAGAAAGATTTTGTTATTAGTATCTGGTTCATTGGAGCTCTTCTCGGTGGTTTGACTGGTG GATTTCTAATCGACTCGTTTGGCCGCCGTTGGACGATGATATTGACGCTGGTCTTTTTAACTTTCGGCGCAACGCTATCGGCATTGGCAAACCATTACATCTTACTTCTCGTTGCGCGAATAATTTGTGGATATTCTGGATCTGTCTCAACCGTGGCGCATTGCATTTATATGGCTGAGGTGTCCGACTCGAATAAACGCGGATACAACGTAATGCTGTACCAATTAGGCACTGCCACCGGATTCTTGTTTTCCGTTATTGCCGCTGCCGTGAAGAATATAGACTATCAGTGGCGTTTTTCTATTGGCATAACCGCTGTTCCCTCGTTGGCTGCTTGTATCATTACCATTATATTTCTTCAACGGTCCCCACCGTTCTTGCTCTATAAACGCATGACGAACGTCTCCAAGACACCGTCGAAAAATGCTTGGCACACGATTCTTGAAACTTTCACGATCATGGTTTTTCTATTGATACTTCATCAGGGTACTGGCAAACGCCAAGTATTATATTATGCACCACGACTGTTCGCGTTGCTGGGCATTTGTTCAA ATGTTGCCGAAATCACGGCTTTGATATCTCTTGGCGTAGTGAAAGTGTTCAGCACGGTGCTCTCGTTGATCATAGTAGAGAGATGCGGACGAAGGACCGCGCTTATCACCTCAGCAACGATCTGTATGACAACGATATCATTGTTGTCACTGCTAGCTACAATAGACAGAAGCGACGAGAACTTGGACATAGTAACTCCTTACTGTAAGAACTACCGCAACGAGGAGATCAAGGTTCAGAACGCTATGCCAGCTGGATCTCCGCCGCCATTCCCATTATTGCCGACACCATTAGCCATGGTTGCCCCTAGTCCAGAGACATGGACTCAAGTGAAATCTTCCTGCGAG ACGCAAAACATTATCGTTTCGGAAGGTCTCACCGGCGGCCTGCGTATTCTGGCGGTGATAACATTGCTCGTGTACGAAGCTGCCTATGCTTTAGGACTCGGGCCAGTACCACTGCTGAATATCACGGAAGTCTTCCCTGCAGCGATCCGCGGAAAATGCATCAGTCTTCTCACTATCATCATATGGGTGACGCACATTATTGCCACGGAGTCGGTTATCGCTTTGATCG AATCGCTGACATTGGCCGGATCGTATCTATTTTATAGTTTCATGTGTTTGATCACCATATTCTACGTGTTCTTGTTCATCCCGGAGACGAAAGGCAAATCGCTACATCAAGTTGCTCAAGAGTTGCGGAAAATTTCACTCGGCACACGGATATGCAATAACTTGCGCAGCCTGCCATTAATTTGTCACATTAAGTGGATAAAGAAGTACGACAAAAACGCAGGTGCCGGTCAGAGCACCTTAATTTGA
- the LOC117229826 gene encoding uncharacterized protein LOC117229826: protein MAGKMAAAELKHDNASCYETQKRNASTAMSHREIECYRFRLFDLIYYMISVSFFFIDIATDSIVFTEYFLQGQFIWGCFALSFTILPAAVIQMFSLRWYQSDGSIKAIHWLLHFLFLGVLQRYLILLYATIYSLRSKRFVKDKNWVYRQESDICMLHLFESFMGAAPQLILQLYIMAVLRRTPLWTSLSAVVSFCSLSWAIGTYTKAMHKINPDHEATWVALTLQSLWRAGMLISRIAVLVLTALCLREWFLLFLGLHWLFMTVWVILQNTDFCPTMWEERIYNCIIGLIYCFDFFNLRVGRSRYRMLIFYFVVTVENTVFLVVYVFCYKNTIRTEEIATVTSLVAGGMMIGLSSMLLYYGKYHPSKVMIGGGSMAADDKRTETAIKTTGTPRSFKQYYANSSCSVGHSQGTASEEVTTDKQSLLTNIVQSSDCAETGVINQSCKVASESKTAAVRVVSECESAHNDAPLKDEGGGGGTGGESKGSFLPDTAAREFEMQNDCNDAAEKKNVHRQKRRGICLPTSHGFDIETMSTEAPASSSLPGPSRKRQGICFSTQLILEMENDENDKLADKKLQNMSGARDDLLEDRSIGETRNGTSEKEDHESVNNVKISGRDRLKTPPIFDDAREKISETEKLTKEQRDETMSCVTSIHDYENVCPLGVARPPWCIRSWKGYTDIETYIHDDSVVRDRRRDTLTSTTTGTTYSSEFSDITCVSSILRGILKQDDYLDTLAYDLIDPRELRTVHNEDASTAKRPSEAEEQNATVYIAKPVVIDEKGGMFALDTILEEHDEEKLDYGRPARDSVSTLVSTIDQIRRYTADNSPRHVYHTTGSQWEDFDPKNLIKKAQLTRALFKNDLKDPATCSRNYLNSLDESDSIVRGRCEIDAIRDLVKYCAIESIRKTPLIDAILSDSPILGGKAKQLQKQQNTYRENETDSKDNDLYVEMSPLVPIVHDVQVVQKNFSGSPESAKTCNAVSVVPPNVCAEPTDLNFGEKTESPEKRRKPMNYPKRKFSLLKEKFEAKSQLVYVVTPNNAIKLGQPAVSTELDTSKKNTSVVSRKSTDLSARHDKENLAPAAPLNVVQPKNPPIDRCPANREKTDSIYENDKSRDTDLNLKQRRHIFLEQVLSPPKLLTWNKRRSLVGSAVKKF, encoded by the exons ATGGCCGGGAAGATGGCGGCGGCAGAGTTAAAACATGACAATGCTTCGTGCTACGAAACTCAGAAAAGAAATGCATCGACAGCGATGTCGCACAGGGAAATCGAATGTTACCGGTTCCGATTATTCGATTTAATTTACTACATGATATCTGTCAGTTTTTTTTTCATCGATATAGCAACAg aCAGTATTGTTTTTACGGAGTATTTTTTACAAGGCCAATTTATCTGGGGATGCTTTGCCTTGAGTTTCACAATTTTACCCGCTGCTGTTATACAAATGTTTAGTTTGAGATGGTATCAAAGCGATGGCTCCATTAAAGCTATACATTGGCTGTTACATTTTCTCTTTTTAGGAGTATTACAaag GtatttaatattactttatGCTACAATTTATTCATTGAGGAGCAAACGATTTGTAAAGGATAAAAATTGGGTATACAGACAGGAAAGCGATATATGCATGCTACACCTGTTCGAATCGTTTATGGGGGCTGCTCCGCAATTAATATTGCAGCTATACATTATGGCAGTATTACGTCGTACACCACTGTGGACAA GTCTGTCGGCCGTAGTGTCCTTTTGTTCGCTGAGCTGGGCGATAGGCACCTATACGAAAGCGATGCACAAAATAAATCCTGATCACGAGGCGACATGGGTGGCATTGACTCTTCAGAGCCTCTGGCGAGCGGGTATGCTGATCTCCAGAATAGCCGTTTTGGTCTTAACGGCGCTTTGTCTAAGGGAatggtttttgttgttcctgg GACTCCATTGGCTGTTTATGACCGTTTGGGTGATCCTACAGAACACAGACTTCTGTCCGACGATGTGGGAGGAGCGTATTTATAATTGTATCATAGGGCTAATTTATTGTTTCGATTTCTTTAATCTGCGGGTTGGCCGGTCCCGGTACAGAATGCTTATCTTCTACTTCGTCGTGACGGTGGAGAACACAGTATTCCTGGTGGTCTACGTGTTCTGTTACAAGAACACAATCAGGACCGAGGAGATCGCGACAGTGACCAGCCTGGTAGCCGGAGGGATGATGATCGGTTTGTCGAGTATGCTACTTTACTACGGTAAATATCATCCCTCGAAAGTGATGATCGGGGGCGGGTCGATGGCCGCCGACGACAAGCGGACCGAAACGGCGATCAAGACGACGGGCACGCCTCGATCGTTCAAACAGTATTACGCGAACTCGTCCTGTTCCGTCGGTCATTCTCAAGGGACTGCGTCCGAAGAGGTCACTACGGACAAGCAATCGTTGCTAACGAACATCGTGCAGAGCTCGGACTGCGCGGAGACCGGCGTTATCAACCAGAGCTGCAAGGTCGCCAGCGAATCGAAGACTGCAGCCGTTCGCGTCGTCTCTGAATGCGAGTCGGCGCACAACGATGCTCCCCTGAAGGACGAGGGTGGCGGGGGCGGGACTGGGGGTGAATCAAAGGGGTCGTTCCTCCCAGACACCGCGGCCCGAGAATTTGAGATGCAGAACGACTGCAACGATGCGGCTGAGAAAAAGAACGTTCACCGGCAAAAACGTAGAGGCATCTGCCTGCCGACGAGCCACGGCTTCGACATAGAGACCATGTCTACCGAGGCACCAGCGTCGTCGAGTTTGCCGGGGCCGTCGCGAAAGCGGCAAGGAATTTGCTTCTCGACCCAGTTGATTCTCGAGATGGAAaacgacgagaacgacaagCTTGCGGACAAGAAGTTGCAAAATATGAGCGGGGCTCGCGACGATCTGCTGGAGGACAGATCTATCGGCGAAACTCGTAACGGAACGAGCGAGAAGGAGGACCATGAAAGCGTGAACAACGTCAAGATCTCCGGCAGGGATCGCCTGAAAACCCCGCCGATTTTCGACGATGCTCGTGAGAAGATCTCGGAGACCGAGAAGCTGACGAAGGAGCAGAGGGACGAGACCATGAGCTGCGTCACCTCCATACACGACTATGAAAATGTCTGTCCGTTAGGAGTAGCTAGACCCCCGTGGTGCATTCGTAGTTGGAAGGGGTACACGGACATAGAGACTTATATTCATGACGACAGCGTGGTCAGGGATAGACGGAGGGATACTTTGACCAGCACCACCACGGGGACGACGTATAGCTCGGAGTTCTCTGATATAACTTGCGTCAGCTCGATACTCAGGGGGATTTTGAAACAGGACGACTACCTCGACACGTTAGCTTACGACCTGATCGATCCCAGGGAGTTAAGAACGGTTCACAATGAGGATGCGTCCACTGCGAAGAGGCCGTCCGAAGCGGAGGAGCAAAATGCCACCGTATATATCGCGAAACCCGTGGTGATCGACGAGAAGGGCGGCATGTTTGCTCTGGACACCATTCTGGAGGAGCACGACGAGGAGAAATTAGATTACGGTAGACCGGCCCGCGATTCTGTTAGCACCCTGGTGAGCACGATCGATCAGATCAGAAGGTACACGGCGGACAACTCGCCGAGGCACGTGTACCATACGACAGGGTCCCAGTGGGAGGACTTCGATCCGAAAAACTTGATCAAGAAGGCGCAGCTAACTAGGGCGTTGTTCAAGAATGATCTGAAAGATCCTGCCACCTGCAGCAGGAACTACCTGAACAGCCTGGATGAGTCGGATTCCATCGTCCGAGGTAGATGCGAGATAGACGCTATCAGGGACTTGGTCAAGTATTGCGCGATCGAGTCGATCAGGAAGACGCCGCTGATAGACGCCATACTATCGGACTCGCCTATTCTGGGCGGCAAAGCGAAGCAGCTGCAGAAGCAGCAGAACACGTACCGGGAAAACGAGACCGATTCGAAAGACAACGATCTGTACGTTGAGATGAGTCCTCTGGTTCCTATCGTTCATGATGTTCAAGTCGTACAGAAGAACTTCTCTGGCAGTCCCGAGTCTGCGAAGACCTGCAACGCCGTTAGCGTTGTTCCGCCGAACGTCTGTGCAGAACCCACGGATCTGAATTTCGGAGAGAAGACAGAATCCCCTGAGAAGCGCAGGAAACCGATGAACTATCCGAAACGGAAGTTCTCGTTGTTGAAGGAAAAGTTCGAGGCTAAGTCGCAACTAGTCTACGTCGTCACGCCGAACAACGCCATCAAACTGGGACAGCCTGCGGTTTCCACTGAGTTGGACACGTCGAAAAAGAACACGTCGGTTGTCTCGAGGAAAAGCACGGACCTCTCCGCGAGGCACGACAAAGAGAACTTGGCTCCTGCGGCGCCGTTAAACGTTGTGCAACCGAAGAATCCTCCTATCGACCGATGCCCCGCGAATCGGGAGAAAACCGACTCGATTTACGAAAACGACAAGTCTCGTGATACCGATTTAAATCTAAAACAGAGGAGGCACATATTTTTGGAGCAGGTCCTGTCGCCACCCAAGCTGCTCACGTGGAACAAGAGAAGGTCCCTCGTCGGCTCTGCTGTGAAAAAGTTTTAG
- the ImpE1 gene encoding ecdysone-inducible gene E1 isoform X2: MHRDTIFPATFLGAFLAARSKRIAARPRLVLFSRRLTGVLAVSSTATGSGNLGDRCTADEDCTAGSHCRRGSCRCTPYFARYNETLCLEATLLGEECFVDEQCSLKVANSGCVDGFCGCKQGFLQFRRHTCLEPAKLGEVCYNHGHCRLWQENSHCDFVIPDLFGRCRCTAPMRRENDVCRPDNLIRPPLQRGQSSSTETASVDEDRISGSEDHRRDEPGAAIPWPNSLDDSQENSTMVADNEDDDTIVVDAVEDAESSTTLRSIDEWPLDLDKAGEKSDRHEPNAATPVSLGLDCVSNLECRLADPNSRCIDGICDCGFQGNSTCTARKRGCAPGTFQCRSTGACISWFFVCDGRSDCPDGSDERCSDPETECSSVAFRCRRSGTCVSRATVCNGVRDCPRGEDEIGCNDRRKCPEGAFRCNNGQCLPAYEFCNAVVSCRDGSDEPRGACRTRNRGRVSVRYCPFACDNGRCRSDAIVCSGRDGCGDGSDEKRCSVCECPRFP, from the exons ATGCATCGCGACACAATTTTCCCGGCAACTTTCCTCGGGGCTTTTCTCGCAGCGCGTTCGAAGCGGATCGCAGCGCGCCCGCGACTGGTCCTCTTCTCGAGGCGGCTAACG GGCGTCCTCGCGGTGTCCTCCACGGCGACCGGAAGCGGCAACCTCGGCGACCGATGCACCGCGGACGAGGACTGCACCGCCGGCAGCCACTGTCGCCGCGGTTCCTGTCGTTGCACGCCGTACTTCGCCCGGTACAACGAGACGCTGTGCCTCGAGG CGACGCTGCTGGGCGAGGAATGCTTCGTGGACGAGCAGTGCTCGCTGAAGGTGGCGAACAGCGGCTGCGTCGACGGATTCTGCGGCTGCAAGCAAGGTTTCCTGCAGTTCCGTCGTCACACCTGTCTCGAAC CGGCGAAGCTCGGCGAGGTCTGCTACAACCACGGCCACTGCAGACTATGGCAGGAGAACTCCCACTGCGACTTCGTGATCCCGGATTTATTCGGCCGGTGCCGGTGCACCGCGCCGATGCGGCGCGAGAACGACGTTTGCAGACCAGACAACTTGATCAGGCCGCCCCTGCAGCGCGGCCAATCGAGCTCGACGGAAACGGCCTCGGTCGACGAGGACCGCATCTCCGGGTCCGAGGACCACCGACGCGACGAACCAG GCGCCGCGATTCCTTGGCCGAACTCGTTGGACGATTCGCAGGAGAATTCGACGATGGTGGCGGACAATGAGGACGACGACACCATCGTTGTGGACGCGGTCGAAGATGCGGAATCGTCGACGACGCTCAGGTCGATCGACGAGTGGCCTTtgg ATCTGGACAAAGCAGGCGAAAAGTCGGACCGCCACGAGCCAAACGCCGCGACACCCGTCAGCCTGGGTCTCGATTGCGTCTCGAACCTCGAGTGTCGGCTCGCGGATCCTAACTCCAG ATGCATCGATGGCATCTGCGACTGCGGGTTCCAAGGGAACTCGACCTGCACCGCGAGAAAGAGGGGCTGCGCGCCGGGCACCTTTCAGTGCAGAAGTACCGGAGCCTGCATCAGCTGGTTTTTCGTCTGCGACGGCCGATCGGACTGCCCTGACGGATCCGACGAGCGATGTTCCGACCCGGAAACCGAGTGTTCGTCCGTAGCCTTTCGCTGCCGGAGAAGCGGCACTTGCGTGTCGAGGGCGACCGTCTGCAACGGCGTCCGAGATTGTCCCCGCGGCGAGGACGAGATCGGCTGCAACGATCGTCGAA AGTGTCCGGAGGGAGCGTTCAGGTGCAACAACGGCCAGTGCCTGCCGGCCTACGAATTCTGCAACGCTGTGGTGTCCTGCCGGGACGGCAGCGACGAGCCAAGAGGAGCCTGCCGGACACGGAATCGTGGAAGAGTCTCCGTAAGATATTGCCCGTTCGCTTGCGACAACGGCAGATGCAGATCGGATGCAATCGTGTGCAGCGGCCGCGACGGTTGCGGGGACGGTTCCGACGAGAAACGTTGTTCCGTCTGCG AATGCCCCCGATTCCCGTAG